One genomic region from Chiloscyllium plagiosum isolate BGI_BamShark_2017 chromosome 21, ASM401019v2, whole genome shotgun sequence encodes:
- the LOC122560511 gene encoding cytochrome P450 2K6-like produces the protein MSIVSIFPVDAITLVLLGALTIILLLYFNSGLKNPGVINFPPGPPSLPVIGNLHMLDLKKLNKSLMKVSEKYGEVFSIKLGPTTAVVLTGYEAVRDALVNNADEFGERAHIPIFEAVSKGHGIIFGHGESWKQMRRFALTTLRDFGMGKKTIEDKIIEESDFLVKMIDAYQGQPFNPTIQLNSAVANIICSIVFGDRFDYEDEKFVSLVKRVNENIQLAGSPVVHLYNAFPLLRFLPGRHNKVFTNTEQTMNFLKGFFKENRQKLDGNDLRSFIDVFMIRQQKESDNPNSYFHEDNLLTSTTNLFAAGMETTSTTLRWGMLLMMKYPEIQRKVHEEIIRVIGSERHPRVEDRKDMPYTDAVIHEIQRFGDIVPLGITHETTVDVNFRGYFIPKGTHVIPLLSSVLYDKTQWEKPNEFNPSHFLNAEGKFVKRDAFIPFSAGRRICAGETLAKMELFLFFTTLIQKFKFQVPLNVSELELKSGVGFTSFPKYQTVCAERR, from the exons ATGTCGATTGTAAGTATTTTCCCTGTGGATGCCATCACCCTGGTGTTGCTGGGGGCTCTGACCATTATCCTCCTGCTGTATTTCAACAGCGGCTTGAAAAATCCCGGGGTCATCAACTTCCCCCCGGGacccccttctctcccagtgatCGGGAACCTGCACATGTTGGATCTGAAGAAGCTGAACAAATCATTGATGAAG GTATCTGAGAAATATGGCGAGGTATTTAGCATCAAGCTGGGACCCACAACTGCAGTGGTGCTGACCGGTTATGAAGCAGTGAGGGATGCTCTTGTCAACAATGCAGATGAATTTGGAGAGAGAGCACACATCCCAATATTTGAAGCAGTTTCAAAAGGACACG GTATTATTTTTGGTCACGGGGAGTCATGGAAACAAATGCGAAGATTTGCCCTCACCACATTACGAGATTTTGGAATGGGAAAGAAAACCATTGAAGACAAAATAATTGAGGAGTCAGATTTTCTGGTAAAAATGATTGATGCTTATCAAG GTCAACCATTCAATCCAACTATTCAACTGAACTCTGCTGTGGCCAATATAATTTGTTCTATAGTTTTTGGTGACAGATTTGATTATGAGGATGAAAAGTTTGTCAGTTTAGTAAAGAGAGTGAATGAGAACATTCAACTTGCTGGTTCACCTGTGGTCCAC CTGTACAATGCATTTCCACTCCTGAGATTTCTTCCAGGAAGACACAATAAAGTGTTTACCAATACAGAACAGACTATGAATTTCCTCAAAGGCTTCTTCAAAGAAAATCGCCAGAAACTAGATGGCAATGACCTGAGGAGTTTTATTGATGTGTTCATGATCAGACAACAGAAG GAATCGGACAACCCTAATTCATACTTCCATGAAGACAACTTACTGACTTCGACAACTAACCTGTTTGCTGCAGGGATGGAGACCACCTCAACCACACTTCGTTGGGGAATGCTTCTGATGATGAAATATCCAGAAATCCAGA GAAAGGTTCATGAGGAAATTATCAGAGTTATTGGATCGGAACGACATCCCAGAGTTGAAGATCGGAAAGATATGCCGTACACTGATGCAGTGATCCATGAAATCCAAAGGTTTGGAGATATTGTACCACTGGGCATAACACATGAAACAACAGTGGACGTAAACTTCAGAGGATACTTCATTCCAAAG ggaaCCCATGTAATCCCATTGCTgtcctctgtgctgtatgataaAACCCAATGGGAAAAACCAAATGAGTTCAACCCATCTCACTTTCTGAATGCTGAGGGCAAGTTTGTGAAGAGAGATGCCTTCATACCTTTCTCTGCAG GTCGAAGGATTTGTGCTGGTGAGACCCTGGCTAAAATGGAGCTGTTCCTCTTCTTTACTACACTGATACAAAAATTTAAGTTTCAAGTCCCACTGAATGTCAGTGAACTGGAACTCAAGTCTGGAGTGGGTTTTACTTCGTTCCCAAAGTACCAAACTGTGTGCGCTGAGCGTCGCTGA